One window from the genome of Hydra vulgaris chromosome 02, alternate assembly HydraT2T_AEP encodes:
- the LOC100210636 gene encoding ras-related protein Rap-2a, protein MQNNFSVTSGNQRGSMVMSALNGNQRGSVVMSAISPMLMIPTLSKLEKSPSLRRKNEKKVEHPTIESNVDNFKDANFDKSLKENDMRKISNKTRECNIILLGDLEIGKTAFAVRFVTRRYLHEYDLDLERTYEKTLEYADDQILVRLWDTVKSSWESYVDQADGFIVMYSVTSVKSAFNAKNIIKSIRSSSATRNLPIMMAGNKVDLEHARKVSQQEMNNFANANDCIFEEFSVACTTLIDPILLLLLKQIIQTKRDKCLLSSQRDFTGSKSSLSKNKFTRFLYR, encoded by the exons atgcagaataatttttcagttaCAAGCGGAAATCAAAGAGGATCAATGGTAATGTCAGCTCTAAACGGAAATCAAAGAGGATCCGTGGTTATGTCAGCAATATCTCCAATGTTAATGATTCCAACTTTATCAAAACTTGAGAAGAGTCCAAGTTTGCGTAGAAAGAACGAGAAAAAAGTTGAACATCCAACAATCGAGTCAAACGTGGATAACTTTAAGGATGCAAATTTCgataaaagtttgaaagaaaATGATATGAGAAAAATTAGCAATAAGACAAGAGAATGCAATATAATACTTTTAGGAGATCTGGAAATCGGTAAAACTG cgtTTGCAGTTCGTTTTGTAACAAGACGGTACCTTCATGAATATGATCTAGATTTGG aaagaacATATGAAAAAACCTTAGAGTATGCAGACGATCAGATACTTGTTAGGTTATGGGATACAGTTAAATCG agttGGGAGAGCTATGTTGATCAAGCAGATGGATTTATTGTTATGTACTCAGTAACTTCAGTTAAAAGTgcatttaatgcaaaaaatattataaaatcaattcgATCTTCTTCTGCAACTAGAAACCTTCCAATTATGATGGCTGGAAATAAAGTTGACCTCGAACATGCAAGAAAAGTCTCTCAACAAGAAATGAACAATTTTGCAAATGCAAATGATTgtatttttgaagaattttcaGTTGCATGTACAACATTGATTGACCCAATTTTACTATTGTTACTGAAACAAATTATACAAACTAAACGAGACAAATGTTTGCTATCCTCGCAACGAGATTTTACTGGTAGCAAATCGTCGTTATCTAAAAACAAGTTTACAAGATTTCTTTACCGTTGA